A genomic window from Parasteatoda tepidariorum isolate YZ-2023 chromosome 10, CAS_Ptep_4.0, whole genome shotgun sequence includes:
- the LOC122268885 gene encoding craniofacial development protein 2-like, whose protein sequence is MELRIGAWNIRSLYKSKGLQLLTEQLDNYRADVMALQEMRWLNDGIIEKRNHTIFYSCDKKRHFFGTGFVVGKHIRHLVVDFVPKSPRLCKIRLRGKFFNYSLINAHAPTEDKDEDEKELFYENLHSLYNSCPQNDIKIILGDLNAKIGKEAEHRPTIGKYSLHETTNDNGQRLIHFAAEHSMVISSTFFQHKRIHQTTWRSPDGDTSNQIDHILIDSRHMTDIQDIRTYRGANFDSDHYMVMSRIKAKLSNARKCHGKRLEKFDCEQLKTPRVRDDFQSQLTMKLDXTYTV, encoded by the coding sequence ATGGAACTGAGAATCGGAGCATGGAACATACGCTCTTTGTATAAAAGCAAAGGGCTGCAACTCTTAACGGAACAGCTGGATAATTACAGAGCTGATGTAATGGCTCTGCAAGAGATGAGGTGGCTTAACGATGGAATAATCGAGAAGAGAAATCACACAATCTTCTATAGCTGTGATAAGAAGAGGCATTTTTTTGGAACGGGTTTTGTTGTGGGCAAACACATTCGTCATCTTGTCGTGGATTTCGTGCCAAAGTCTCCAAGGTTATGTAAAATTAGGCTAAGaggaaaattctttaattacagTCTTATAAATGCCCACGCACCTACTGAAGACAAGGATGAAGACGAGAAAGAACTTTTCTATGAGAACCTGCATTCTCTATATAACTCCTGTCCACAAAAcgacatcaaaattattttgggtGACTTAAATGCTAAAATTGGAAAGGAAGCTGAGCACAGGCCCACTATTGGAAAATACAGCCTGCACGAAACAACAAATGACAATGGACAGAGGCTCATTCACTTCGCTGCAGAACATAGCATGGTCATATCCAGCACCTTTTTCCAACACAAGAGAATTCACCAAACGACCTGGAGATCACCAGATGGAGATACCTCCAACCAGATCGACCATATATTGATAGACTCCAGACATATGACGGACATACAAGATATTAGAACCTATCGTGGGGCCAACTTTGACTCAGACCATTACATGGTAATGAGCAGGATCAAGGCCAAACTATCTAATGCACGTAAATGTCATGGGAAACGTCTTGAGAAATTTGACTGCGAACAATTAAAGACCCCTAGAGTCAGGGATGACTTTCAGTCACAACTAACTATGAAGCTTGATGANACTTACACTGTGTAA